In the genome of Coraliomargarita algicola, one region contains:
- a CDS encoding 3-deoxy-7-phosphoheptulonate synthase produces MNKPHDNARIAHTRPLLPPAILVEEIPLSEAGIAVVDQGRNESSAILRGDDDRLCVICGPCSIHDTKAALEYAERLLPLREKYKDDLQIIMRTYFEKPRTVVGWKGLINDPKLDGSFEINQGLRIGRKLLVDICEMGLPTAAEFLDTIIPQFIADAIAWCAIGARTTESQIHRELASGLSMPVGFKNGTSGNVQIAIDAVRSAGQAHWFPSVTKQGVTAIFQTTGNPDGHLILRGGNRTGPNYEAHVIEPILEQLAAVNLPPYLIVDCSHGNSNKDYTRQSEVAHVLAEQIAAGQTGIAGVMLESHLVAGRQDYTTDGNNTYGQSITDACIDFPATEAIFEELAQAVQKRRKG; encoded by the coding sequence ATGAACAAGCCACACGATAACGCTCGCATCGCACACACACGCCCACTGCTGCCACCAGCCATCTTAGTCGAAGAAATACCGCTCTCCGAAGCCGGCATCGCCGTGGTCGATCAAGGTCGCAACGAAAGCAGCGCCATCCTACGTGGCGACGACGATCGCCTATGTGTCATCTGCGGCCCCTGCTCCATACACGACACTAAGGCCGCTCTCGAATATGCCGAGCGCCTGTTACCGCTGCGCGAAAAATACAAGGATGATCTTCAAATCATCATGCGCACCTACTTTGAGAAACCACGCACCGTGGTGGGCTGGAAGGGACTGATCAACGATCCTAAACTCGACGGCAGCTTCGAAATCAACCAAGGCCTGCGCATCGGCCGCAAACTACTGGTCGACATCTGCGAAATGGGCCTGCCCACCGCCGCGGAATTCCTCGACACCATCATTCCACAATTTATAGCCGACGCGATTGCATGGTGTGCCATCGGCGCGCGCACCACCGAGAGCCAGATCCACCGCGAGCTCGCATCCGGACTCTCCATGCCCGTTGGCTTCAAGAATGGAACTAGCGGCAACGTACAAATCGCAATCGACGCGGTGCGCTCCGCGGGGCAAGCGCACTGGTTCCCCTCTGTCACCAAGCAAGGTGTGACCGCCATTTTCCAAACTACAGGTAACCCTGATGGACACCTAATTTTGCGGGGCGGCAACCGCACGGGGCCCAACTACGAAGCCCATGTGATCGAGCCAATTCTAGAGCAGCTCGCAGCCGTCAACCTGCCTCCTTATTTAATCGTCGACTGTAGCCATGGCAACAGCAACAAGGACTACACTCGCCAAAGCGAAGTCGCCCACGTGCTCGCGGAGCAAATCGCAGCCGGCCAAACCGGTATCGCTGGAGTGATGCTAGAGAGCCACTTAGTGGCCGGTCGCCAAGACTACACCACAGACGGGAACAACACTTACGGCCAAAGCATCACCGACGCCTGCATCGACTTCCCCGCGACTGAAGCGATCTTCGAAGAGCTGGCCCAAGCCGTGCAAAAGCGCCGTAAAGGCTAG
- a CDS encoding MATE family efflux transporter: MIAGQLSQMLLGLADTMMIGRVGTVELAAVAFVNSLFFLGFALASGLFAAVSVRVSHAFGSARPESISGSLRHGLLLSLLFGLFLSLAYLGLSFRLDWFRQPPEVTELSGSYFRWLALSYLPMVPMLTLKSFSEALNKPWPVLWLMLGTVVLNVWLNYLLIFGNAGLPAMGLDGAGCATFLARCAGFVAVFVYICKSPQMRPRLPARWCAPIDWSVVRYLVKLGLPISLQVSLEFAVFAACSLLMGQFGSTTLAAHQIAFTCSSTAFMLPLGLSMALTIRVGHAVGAQQWVSCRRMILGALLMITGAMSLTGAVFVGFGSELAASFTLDQDVVRMTAAFLVVVAIYQGFDGIQVISMSALRGMHDVYVPTWINFGNFFLFAVPLGIVLAFFVGLGGIGLWYGVATGMCVSAIVLTTRLRLILRRQSAPTS; the protein is encoded by the coding sequence ATGATTGCTGGGCAGCTGAGTCAGATGCTGCTCGGCTTGGCCGATACTATGATGATCGGCCGAGTCGGCACCGTTGAGCTGGCGGCTGTGGCCTTTGTAAATTCGCTTTTCTTTTTGGGCTTCGCGCTCGCGAGTGGTCTCTTTGCGGCGGTTTCGGTGCGGGTTTCACACGCCTTTGGCAGTGCTCGGCCTGAGTCCATCAGCGGCTCGCTGCGGCATGGCTTGTTGCTGTCGCTGCTCTTTGGGCTCTTTCTCTCGCTGGCCTATCTCGGCTTGAGCTTTCGGCTCGACTGGTTCCGGCAGCCGCCTGAAGTCACGGAATTGAGCGGCTCTTACTTTCGCTGGCTGGCGCTTTCCTATCTTCCGATGGTGCCGATGCTGACTTTGAAGAGCTTTTCCGAGGCGCTGAATAAGCCCTGGCCGGTGCTCTGGCTGATGCTGGGCACCGTGGTGCTGAATGTGTGGCTTAACTATCTGCTTATCTTTGGCAATGCCGGCTTGCCCGCCATGGGCTTGGATGGGGCCGGCTGTGCCACCTTCTTGGCGCGCTGCGCCGGCTTTGTGGCAGTATTTGTTTATATTTGTAAATCACCACAGATGCGTCCGCGCTTGCCCGCGCGTTGGTGCGCGCCTATCGATTGGTCGGTCGTCCGTTACCTAGTGAAATTAGGGCTGCCGATCTCCTTGCAAGTTTCTTTGGAGTTTGCGGTGTTTGCCGCCTGTTCACTGCTAATGGGGCAATTTGGCAGCACCACCTTGGCGGCGCATCAGATCGCTTTCACTTGTTCCTCGACTGCGTTTATGCTGCCCTTGGGCTTGTCCATGGCTTTGACCATTCGGGTGGGGCATGCTGTGGGCGCGCAGCAGTGGGTGAGTTGCCGTCGCATGATTTTGGGAGCACTCTTAATGATTACGGGCGCGATGTCGCTGACTGGCGCAGTGTTTGTTGGCTTTGGCAGTGAGCTGGCGGCGAGCTTTACGCTCGATCAAGATGTGGTACGTATGACCGCTGCCTTCTTAGTGGTGGTGGCGATTTATCAAGGTTTTGATGGGATTCAAGTGATTAGTATGTCGGCGCTGCGGGGGATGCATGATGTCTATGTGCCGACTTGGATTAACTTCGGGAATTTCTTTTTGTTCGCGGTGCCACTCGGGATCGTGCTGGCCTTTTTTGTTGGTCTGGGCGGCATCGGGCTGTGGTATGGCGTGGCCACCGGAATGTGTGTGTCGGCGATTGTGCTTACGACACGGCTGCGGCTGATTCTAAGACGGCAGTCGGCGCCAACATCCTAA
- a CDS encoding RsmB/NOP family class I SAM-dependent RNA methyltransferase — translation MRMHRILAHAATDIIKSVFHEHKVLDRCLAQAFEANPKWGKRDRSFIAETCFEVVRWRRALSFLADSEDVEALCAAQWGRMGYELPDWWTYHGASADEMTSREAELPQQARAIRESIPDWLDVLGSEELGASWDSELAALNQRTRVYLRVNTLKTSRLAAQEWLASQNIVTEEVSHLPDALALMPGKTLAKKFRMDGRVEIQDGGSQMIAPLLAPQAGECIIDTCAGAGGKSLHLASLMQNQGRIIAMDVVPRKLRELEKRAQRAHPKHCIETHRIDAQTIVQYKEVADRLLIDAPCSGLGTLKRQPDLKWRLQPETINKVRAIQAEILSDYSSMLKPGGRLVYATCSVLPSENHANTARLLEQAGFRLVEEHTISPATCGYDGFYAAVLTKI, via the coding sequence ATGAGAATGCACCGTATTTTGGCTCATGCAGCGACTGACATCATTAAAAGTGTTTTTCATGAACACAAAGTTTTAGACCGCTGCTTAGCCCAGGCCTTTGAAGCGAACCCGAAGTGGGGGAAGCGCGACCGTAGTTTCATCGCGGAAACATGCTTCGAAGTGGTTCGCTGGCGGCGGGCCTTGAGCTTTTTGGCGGATAGCGAGGATGTTGAGGCATTATGCGCGGCTCAATGGGGCCGCATGGGCTATGAGCTTCCGGATTGGTGGACCTATCATGGTGCCAGTGCCGATGAAATGACGTCGCGTGAGGCGGAGCTGCCACAGCAGGCTCGGGCGATTCGTGAATCGATACCAGATTGGTTGGACGTGCTGGGATCGGAAGAATTGGGCGCCAGTTGGGATTCCGAACTGGCGGCCTTGAACCAGCGCACTCGGGTCTATTTACGCGTCAATACTTTGAAAACCTCACGTCTGGCTGCTCAAGAGTGGCTTGCCAGCCAGAACATTGTGACCGAGGAAGTTTCGCATTTACCCGACGCATTGGCGCTGATGCCGGGCAAAACACTTGCCAAAAAATTTAGAATGGATGGACGCGTGGAGATTCAGGATGGAGGATCTCAGATGATCGCGCCGCTACTTGCGCCGCAAGCGGGGGAGTGCATCATCGATACCTGCGCAGGAGCCGGCGGGAAATCCTTGCACCTCGCTTCGCTCATGCAAAATCAAGGGCGCATTATCGCAATGGATGTGGTGCCGAGGAAATTGCGCGAGTTAGAAAAGCGCGCGCAGAGGGCGCACCCGAAGCACTGCATCGAGACGCATCGCATCGATGCGCAGACGATCGTTCAATATAAAGAAGTGGCGGACCGTCTTCTGATCGACGCACCTTGCTCAGGCCTAGGCACCTTGAAACGACAGCCCGATTTAAAGTGGCGCCTGCAACCAGAAACGATTAATAAAGTGAGAGCCATTCAAGCGGAAATTCTCAGTGACTACTCGAGCATGCTGAAGCCTGGTGGGCGACTTGTTTACGCCACTTGCTCCGTGCTGCCCTCAGAAAACCACGCAAACACCGCACGACTCCTAGAGCAAGCTGGCTTTCGCTTAGTTGAAGAGCACACGATCTCGCCGGCGACTTGTGGCTACGACGGCTTCTATGCGGCTGTGCTGACGAAAATATGA
- the rlmN gene encoding 23S rRNA (adenine(2503)-C(2))-methyltransferase RlmN, translating into MIDSLEGYSYAALEQVLADAGVNPVHAKPLFGAVQRRLVTGDLSAAEGILPPVARWLDSEGAPTLCPTEQTDCTPSSDGFTEKYLLRLADGAEVEAVRMGFPGRFTACLSSQVGCAMGCVFCATGQMGFSRHLTAGEIVAQAHHVERSLRASHGERLRNIVMMGMGEPLHNFEPLMEALGILTDNRGLNIGPARVAISTVGHIPGIQKLARHPKRYSLAVSLHGASDEERGKLIPVNKKWPLADLIEACREYTQIKRARVFFAWTLIGGVNDTADHARRLAELLKGIDAHVNLIPLNATEGYEGQAPAETNVREFQQIIQDSGLPSTVRQRRGIDVAAGCGQLKAKRIKR; encoded by the coding sequence ATGATCGATTCGTTGGAAGGTTACAGTTATGCTGCATTGGAACAAGTGCTGGCGGATGCCGGGGTCAACCCTGTGCATGCCAAGCCGCTCTTTGGTGCGGTGCAGCGTCGGCTGGTAACTGGTGATTTGAGCGCAGCCGAGGGGATTTTGCCGCCTGTGGCGCGTTGGTTGGATTCGGAGGGCGCGCCCACGCTCTGTCCCACCGAGCAGACGGATTGCACCCCCAGTAGCGATGGTTTTACCGAGAAGTATCTCTTGCGCCTGGCCGATGGTGCCGAGGTGGAAGCAGTCCGTATGGGCTTCCCTGGGCGCTTTACCGCCTGTCTGAGTAGTCAGGTCGGCTGCGCGATGGGCTGCGTGTTTTGTGCCACCGGGCAGATGGGCTTTTCGCGGCATTTGACTGCGGGCGAAATTGTGGCGCAGGCACACCATGTGGAGCGTAGTTTGCGTGCGAGTCATGGGGAGCGCTTGCGTAATATCGTGATGATGGGCATGGGCGAGCCACTGCACAATTTTGAACCATTGATGGAAGCGCTGGGGATTTTAACCGACAACCGCGGCCTCAACATCGGCCCTGCACGTGTGGCCATCAGCACCGTCGGACATATTCCCGGCATTCAAAAGCTAGCTCGCCACCCCAAGCGCTATTCACTCGCAGTGAGCCTGCATGGCGCCAGCGATGAAGAGCGCGGTAAGCTGATCCCTGTGAATAAGAAGTGGCCACTGGCCGACCTGATCGAGGCCTGCCGTGAATATACCCAGATCAAACGGGCGCGGGTGTTCTTTGCGTGGACTTTGATCGGTGGCGTCAATGACACGGCCGATCACGCGCGACGCTTAGCCGAATTGCTGAAGGGCATCGATGCGCATGTAAACTTGATCCCGCTCAACGCGACCGAAGGCTACGAGGGGCAAGCGCCCGCAGAGACGAATGTGCGCGAGTTTCAGCAAATCATCCAAGACTCCGGTCTGCCCAGCACCGTGCGGCAACGCCGCGGCATCGATGTGGCCGCCGGCTGCGGTCAGCTCAAAGCTAAGCGTATAAAAAGGTAG
- a CDS encoding transglutaminase family protein produces MKKIRIHHITEYTFSTPVELTEHRLLLRPREGHDIRIQSSRLDVSPHAQTKWYRDIYGNSVGLLSLKERADTLRIESEVVIEHYAERPLDFVVDQRAVTFPFPFEPEDRLDLLPYCTHNWPNHTQQLKQWVARFWQPGQSIETFLLLDRMNKAIVSDFGYGMREEPGVQNPNDTLRLRTGSCRDFAAFFIEACRYLGLAARFVSGYLHNPGSNQHGSTHAWSEVYLPGAGWVGFDNTSGLVAGTEHIATAVHRHPEAVPPVAGSYLSQQPIDSSLRVTVDVSQI; encoded by the coding sequence ATGAAAAAGATCCGTATCCACCACATCACAGAATACACGTTTTCGACACCCGTGGAGTTGACGGAACACCGTCTACTGCTGCGCCCACGCGAGGGGCACGATATTCGGATACAATCATCGCGCCTGGATGTGAGCCCGCATGCCCAAACCAAGTGGTACCGCGATATTTACGGAAATTCGGTCGGGCTGTTGTCTTTAAAAGAGCGCGCCGATACACTCCGAATTGAGAGTGAAGTGGTGATTGAGCACTATGCCGAGCGCCCGCTGGACTTTGTGGTGGATCAACGTGCGGTGACCTTTCCATTCCCATTTGAGCCAGAAGATCGCTTGGATCTGTTGCCCTATTGTACGCATAACTGGCCTAACCATACCCAGCAGTTGAAGCAATGGGTTGCTCGCTTTTGGCAGCCGGGGCAATCGATTGAGACCTTTTTGCTGCTAGATCGTATGAATAAGGCCATCGTGTCTGACTTCGGCTACGGCATGCGCGAAGAGCCCGGTGTGCAAAATCCAAATGACACCTTGCGCTTGCGAACGGGGAGTTGCCGTGACTTTGCCGCCTTCTTTATCGAGGCCTGCCGCTATCTGGGGCTTGCCGCGCGCTTTGTGAGCGGGTATCTGCACAATCCTGGTTCCAATCAGCATGGCTCGACGCATGCCTGGTCCGAGGTGTATTTGCCAGGCGCTGGTTGGGTCGGATTTGATAATACCAGCGGCCTGGTTGCTGGCACCGAGCATATTGCCACCGCGGTACATCGCCACCCTGAGGCTGTGCCGCCAGTGGCGGGCTCCTATCTGAGTCAGCAGCCAATTGATTCGAGCCTACGGGTTACAGTTGACGTCTCTCAAATCTAA
- a CDS encoding IS4 family transposase, producing the protein MSASTSLCLPLFSNFPAAFEELFSRESCALIFAQHGPRGGGQAKLNGWEWLMSRVYHELARSGTFSSNTKAVSGVRISDSALSQRALSIGEKLIEEILPIALRPLADRERDVQAFYHAYRLVAIDGTRFNLRNTGTINEQASKVACNRGSGEPAFAHLLAVVLVELGMHQPLGTRLGWQGEGELTLARQLFAAQDLPERSLLLADRLFGYPSLIWGLWSMLRRTHSYVLVRIKSNLKAKRTRQLADGSWLVEVKAIDPSTRKKVGVLELREIYGRVCYEDQNGHRSCLQIRLWTSLLDDTTSPATELIALYAARWEEELFFRELKSHLHARGELLDALTPQTAAQEVLAMLLAAALIAKQRQSVASAAGVEPLRISFAKVLHKTAALCELLQVGADLITPQALAQWIQRLLDDLIYDAVIKKRRPRTCPRTLRQPTKDWPKTKVAQSKRVVKTIEVTNP; encoded by the coding sequence ATGAGCGCATCCACCTCCTTGTGTTTACCGTTGTTTTCTAATTTTCCAGCTGCCTTTGAGGAGCTATTTAGCCGTGAGAGTTGCGCTCTGATTTTCGCGCAGCACGGTCCTCGCGGTGGTGGCCAAGCCAAGTTAAATGGCTGGGAATGGTTGATGTCCAGGGTCTACCATGAGTTGGCACGTTCGGGTACTTTCTCGTCTAATACCAAGGCGGTATCCGGAGTGCGCATCTCGGACAGCGCGCTCAGCCAGCGGGCCTTGTCGATTGGCGAGAAGCTGATCGAAGAGATACTGCCTATCGCGCTACGTCCGTTAGCCGACCGTGAGCGAGATGTGCAGGCCTTTTATCATGCATATCGGTTGGTGGCCATCGACGGGACTCGTTTCAATTTACGTAATACCGGAACCATTAATGAACAGGCTTCAAAAGTGGCTTGCAACCGCGGTAGCGGTGAACCTGCTTTCGCGCATTTGCTGGCAGTTGTCCTGGTGGAATTGGGTATGCACCAACCTTTGGGCACCCGTTTAGGCTGGCAAGGCGAGGGCGAGTTGACACTCGCGCGGCAACTGTTTGCGGCTCAGGATCTGCCCGAGCGCAGTCTGCTTTTAGCCGACCGACTGTTCGGTTATCCTTCGCTGATCTGGGGACTCTGGTCAATGCTCCGGCGCACACACAGTTACGTTCTGGTTCGGATAAAGTCTAATCTCAAAGCCAAGCGCACGCGGCAACTCGCGGATGGTTCATGGCTAGTCGAAGTCAAAGCGATTGATCCATCCACACGCAAGAAGGTGGGGGTACTCGAACTACGTGAGATCTATGGTCGAGTCTGCTATGAAGACCAGAATGGTCACCGTTCGTGTCTTCAAATACGCTTGTGGACGAGTCTGCTCGATGACACCACCAGCCCAGCCACAGAACTGATCGCCCTTTACGCCGCACGCTGGGAGGAAGAGTTATTCTTCCGAGAACTCAAAAGCCACCTGCACGCCCGCGGAGAACTACTTGACGCACTCACTCCGCAAACCGCAGCCCAAGAAGTGCTCGCGATGCTCTTAGCGGCCGCGCTGATCGCCAAGCAGCGCCAAAGCGTCGCTTCTGCCGCAGGCGTTGAGCCCTTGCGCATCAGCTTTGCCAAGGTTTTGCACAAGACAGCCGCACTGTGCGAGCTACTGCAAGTCGGTGCAGACTTGATCACCCCGCAAGCGCTGGCTCAGTGGATACAGCGACTCTTAGATGATCTTATATATGATGCCGTTATTAAAAAACGAAGACCTAGAACTTGCCCCAGAACCCTACGACAACCCACAAAAGACTGGCCAAAAACTAAAGTTGCCCAGTCAAAACGAGTTGTTAAAACTATAGAAGTCACCAATCCTTAA
- a CDS encoding CPBP family intramembrane glutamic endopeptidase produces MPTEPQVDAPLIVASLLILSILGSSAALWFRHIQRPRDLIDQPGVPAWSIGWVNFGIFICAMIISVFLVQNFAAGLFFAAPSENDAPLELTPWLAVLAVLLLQLPMLAVFYGARRFYPGHYASRLNNVQLSCFAAFRQAIPAFLMFLPVIWIASLVSTSLLNALEAAGVIEAFAPQELITLFQEGGDPLAIGLLVLMAVVLAPIVEEIIFRGCIYRFLKSQTTRVPAQVLSGCVFSMMHANLMSFVPLVIVGVLLARVYEKSGNLMVSMWFHACFNAFSLLMLFITSMSDNIPQ; encoded by the coding sequence ATGCCAACGGAGCCACAAGTCGATGCGCCGCTAATAGTCGCGTCCTTACTGATTCTAAGCATTCTCGGCAGCAGCGCCGCACTGTGGTTTCGCCATATTCAGCGTCCGCGTGATCTCATCGATCAGCCGGGCGTGCCCGCATGGTCCATCGGTTGGGTCAACTTCGGCATATTCATCTGCGCGATGATCATCTCAGTGTTTTTGGTGCAAAACTTCGCAGCCGGGTTGTTCTTTGCCGCTCCCAGCGAAAACGACGCCCCACTCGAACTCACACCATGGTTAGCTGTGCTCGCAGTATTACTACTGCAACTACCGATGCTAGCAGTCTTCTACGGCGCCCGCCGCTTTTACCCCGGGCACTACGCGAGCCGACTCAATAACGTCCAACTGTCATGTTTCGCCGCGTTCCGCCAGGCAATACCCGCATTCTTGATGTTCTTGCCTGTCATTTGGATCGCGTCGCTGGTTTCGACCAGTCTACTAAACGCCTTGGAAGCAGCTGGAGTCATCGAGGCCTTTGCCCCACAAGAGTTAATCACACTCTTCCAAGAAGGCGGTGATCCACTGGCGATTGGCCTACTAGTCCTCATGGCAGTGGTGTTAGCGCCCATCGTCGAAGAAATCATTTTCCGTGGCTGCATCTACCGCTTTCTGAAAAGCCAAACCACCCGAGTCCCCGCACAGGTTCTCAGCGGTTGCGTCTTTTCAATGATGCATGCCAACTTAATGTCATTTGTACCACTCGTCATCGTCGGCGTCTTACTGGCCCGCGTATATGAGAAGTCGGGCAATCTAATGGTATCCATGTGGTTCCACGCCTGCTTCAATGCCTTTAGCCTGTTGATGCTATTCATCACCAGCATGTCCGACAACATTCCCCAATAA
- a CDS encoding valine--tRNA ligase: MSEISKAYEPKEVEQRWYANWLEAGCFKAVADAEREPYAIMIPPPNVTGMLHMGHVLDNTLQDIFVRRARLEGKAVLWQPGTDHAGIATQTKVEKQIREATGQTKYDLGREAFLDKVWEFREQSGGVILNQLQKLGASCDWDRTSFTLDEDYSKAVLDAFVKFYKRGYIYRGKRMVNWCPATHTALSDEEVNMKPQNGFFYKMRYELVEADGERTHLEISTTRPETLMGDSAVAVHPEDERYKHLIGKTVWRPFPKAEIPIIGDEYVDREFGTGCLKVTPAHDKNDFEIGQRHNLEMIEVIDAQGKLNELAGEEFNGMDRFKARKVAAQKLEDMGLLIEREPYENTVGFSERGDVPIEPRLSEQWFLKYPKVEEAKRAVENGTIKFHPDRWKKTYLHWLNGIQDWCISRQLWWGHRIPVWYKKGFERTELDFENPEHVHVSVEGPADPENWEQEEDVLDTWASSYLWPMANLGWPEPTAEQQKELDFWYPTSTLVTGFDIIFFWVARMIMAGIELYGEDAKDLSDEEIAKRIPFKNIFIHGLIRDEKGRKMSKSLGNSPDPLDLIAKYGADGLRFGICNIAPSGSDILFSEERIQIGRNFCNKLWNAVRFRQMSGPMADNSSFEAIISRIHSDLFDDYDHWILGRLQQVTADVEKCFANYEISPLTHQIYAFFWGDFCDWYVEASKGKLKGSEELRDNCLAIQDLVIRQVLQLANPIIPHITEELWKGLGYDEVVPYIQNTTLTTALTLEERVSVDFDSIERVTQLQELISQARALKAQYNLASKRDVAVFYGAEGAAAAVIADNASLIQTLAGLGTLDAIGDKSSDGLPAVVTPLGSLYLDLSSSIDVEAEKARLTKELEKLNKLVAVGENKLKNPKFVESAPAKVVEGARKQLAETTEKRDETLRILESL, encoded by the coding sequence ATGTCTGAGATCTCTAAAGCCTACGAACCGAAAGAAGTTGAACAACGCTGGTATGCCAACTGGCTGGAAGCTGGATGCTTTAAAGCAGTGGCGGACGCGGAGCGTGAGCCGTATGCGATCATGATCCCGCCCCCGAATGTGACGGGGATGCTGCACATGGGCCACGTCTTGGACAATACCTTGCAGGACATCTTCGTGCGCCGCGCTCGTCTCGAAGGTAAGGCTGTGCTTTGGCAACCAGGCACTGACCATGCCGGCATCGCCACGCAGACCAAGGTTGAAAAGCAGATTCGTGAGGCCACCGGCCAAACGAAATACGATCTGGGGCGGGAAGCTTTCTTGGATAAAGTCTGGGAGTTTCGTGAGCAGTCGGGCGGTGTCATTTTAAATCAATTACAGAAATTGGGTGCGTCCTGCGACTGGGACCGCACTAGTTTCACGCTCGATGAAGACTACAGTAAGGCCGTTTTGGATGCCTTTGTTAAGTTTTACAAACGCGGCTATATTTATCGTGGCAAGCGCATGGTTAACTGGTGCCCCGCCACCCACACCGCACTCTCGGACGAAGAGGTGAATATGAAGCCGCAGAATGGCTTCTTTTACAAAATGCGCTATGAGTTGGTCGAGGCCGATGGTGAGCGCACGCATTTGGAAATTTCCACCACGCGTCCGGAAACACTGATGGGGGACTCTGCGGTGGCGGTGCATCCTGAGGATGAGCGTTATAAGCATTTGATCGGTAAAACCGTCTGGCGCCCCTTCCCGAAGGCAGAAATTCCGATCATTGGCGACGAGTATGTTGACCGTGAGTTCGGCACCGGTTGCTTGAAGGTGACACCTGCGCACGATAAGAATGACTTCGAGATCGGGCAGCGTCACAATCTTGAAATGATCGAAGTGATCGATGCCCAAGGAAAGCTCAACGAGCTGGCGGGAGAAGAGTTTAACGGAATGGACCGCTTTAAGGCTCGCAAAGTCGCGGCGCAGAAGTTGGAAGACATGGGGCTTTTGATCGAGCGTGAGCCTTATGAAAACACGGTTGGATTCTCTGAACGTGGCGATGTGCCGATCGAGCCGCGTCTTTCGGAGCAGTGGTTCCTCAAGTATCCTAAGGTGGAAGAAGCGAAGCGTGCGGTCGAAAACGGCACCATCAAATTTCACCCGGATCGTTGGAAGAAGACTTACCTACATTGGCTCAATGGCATTCAGGACTGGTGCATCAGCCGCCAACTCTGGTGGGGCCACCGTATCCCGGTCTGGTACAAGAAAGGCTTCGAGCGCACGGAGCTTGATTTTGAAAATCCGGAGCACGTGCACGTATCGGTCGAAGGTCCCGCTGATCCTGAAAACTGGGAGCAGGAAGAGGACGTGCTCGATACCTGGGCTTCCTCATACCTCTGGCCAATGGCCAACCTTGGTTGGCCCGAGCCGACTGCGGAACAGCAAAAGGAACTCGATTTCTGGTACCCGACGTCCACCTTGGTCACCGGCTTCGACATCATTTTCTTCTGGGTGGCCCGCATGATTATGGCTGGCATCGAGCTTTACGGTGAGGATGCCAAGGACTTGTCCGACGAAGAGATCGCCAAGCGTATTCCGTTTAAGAATATCTTTATCCACGGCCTGATCCGTGATGAGAAGGGGCGTAAAATGTCGAAATCGCTCGGCAACTCGCCTGATCCGCTCGACTTGATCGCTAAGTATGGCGCCGACGGCCTACGCTTTGGTATCTGTAATATCGCGCCTTCAGGCTCCGATATTCTCTTCTCGGAAGAGCGCATTCAGATCGGCCGTAACTTCTGTAATAAGCTTTGGAACGCGGTGCGCTTCCGTCAAATGTCAGGCCCGATGGCTGACAATTCTAGCTTCGAAGCCATTATTAGCCGCATCCATTCGGACCTGTTCGACGATTACGATCACTGGATCCTGGGCCGTTTGCAGCAGGTAACTGCCGATGTCGAAAAGTGCTTTGCTAATTATGAAATCTCGCCACTCACACACCAGATTTACGCCTTCTTCTGGGGCGATTTCTGTGATTGGTATGTGGAAGCTTCCAAGGGCAAACTCAAGGGCAGCGAAGAGCTGCGGGATAACTGCCTCGCCATTCAAGACTTGGTCATTCGCCAAGTGCTGCAACTTGCGAACCCGATCATTCCTCACATCACGGAAGAACTCTGGAAGGGCTTGGGCTACGATGAAGTGGTGCCCTATATTCAAAATACTACGCTGACGACGGCGTTGACGCTGGAAGAGCGCGTATCCGTGGATTTCGATTCCATCGAACGTGTGACTCAGCTGCAGGAGCTGATCTCGCAAGCACGTGCGCTTAAGGCGCAATACAACCTGGCTAGCAAGCGCGACGTCGCTGTGTTCTACGGTGCCGAAGGTGCCGCGGCCGCAGTGATCGCAGATAACGCCAGCCTGATTCAAACGCTGGCGGGCTTGGGCACTTTAGATGCGATCGGCGATAAGTCTTCCGACGGCTTGCCTGCGGTGGTGACGCCGCTGGGCTCGCTCTACTTAGATCTGAGCAGCAGTATCGACGTCGAGGCCGAGAAAGCGCGCCTAACTAAGGAGCTGGAGAAGCTTAATAAGTTGGTCGCGGTCGGTGAAAATAAGTTGAAGAACCCGAAGTTTGTTGAAAGCGCCCCCGCGAAAGTGGTCGAAGGGGCTCGTAAGCAACTGGCGGAGACCACCGAAAAGCGCGATGAAACGCTGCGCATTTTGGAGAGCTTGTAG